The following nucleotide sequence is from Streptomyces sp. HUAS CB01.
GACGGGGTGGACACGCGGGGGACACGGCCGGGCTCGTTCGAGGAGCTGATGCTGGTGCACCGGACCGGCTCGGCCCGGCAGGCGGCCGACATGATCGCGGCCTTCTGCGGCCGGGATGTGCCGGGCCTGCCGACGATCGGCGACGGGCACCGGGGCCAGCAGGTGCTCGACGCCGCCGCCCGTGCGGCACGCGAGGGGGGGTGGTCGCCGTGTCCGTGACCAGCACCCGTGCCACGCCGGCCGGGCCGCGTCCGGCGCGGCGCGGCGACGGCCCGGAGCGCCGGTTCACGCTCTCCGCGCTGGCCGACTGCGGCAGGGTGGTGACGGACGCTCAGTTCCACGCGTGGCTGGGTGAGATGGGCCGCCGCGAGGCGTCGCACGTCGAGCGCATCGCGTTCAAGGAACTCGACCAGTGGAGTTTCGACGACGCGACGGGAAACCTGGGCCACGACAGCGGGCGGTTCTTCACCGTCGAGGGCGTGACCGCGCACACCGGCTCGCCCGCCCACGGCGTATGGCGGCAGCCGGTGATCCATCAGCCGGAGGTCGGCATCCTCGGCATCCTGGTGAAGGAGTTCGACGGCGTCCTGCACTGCCTGATGCAGGTCAAGATGGAGCCCGGCAACGTCAACCGGCTGCAGTTGTCGCCGACCGTGCAGGCCACCAGGAGCAACTTCACCACGGTGCACAAGGGGAAGACCCCTCTGTACCTCGACCACTTCACCAGGCCCGGCAGTTCCACGGTCCTGGTGGACGTCCTGCAGTCGGAACAGGGCTCCTGGTTCTTCCACAAGCGCAACCGCAACATGGTCGTCGAGGTGACGGGCGACCTGCCCGTGCACGAGGGCTTCTGCTGGCTGACGCTGGGACAGCTGCGGCGCCTGCTGGCCGTGCCCGACCTGGTCAACATGGACAGCCGGTCGGTGCTGTCGTGCATACGGTTCACCGACCCGTGTGAACTCGGCGACCTTTCCGGCGCCACCGCCCTCCAGGCGGTGCTCCGCCGCTCGCTCGCGCCGGGTGACGCGGGGGCGCTGCACACCACCGTCTCGCTCGCGAGCCGGATCAACGACACCCGGCTGCGTCACCCGCTCACCGCCCGGCGCATTCCGCTGGCCGAGGTCCCCGACTGGCACCGGTCCGCGGACGAGATCGCCCGCGAGGACGGCAGGTTCTTCCGCATCGTCGCGGTGTCGGTGCACTCCGGCAACCGCGAGGTGAGCAGCTGGACCCAGCCGCTGCTGGAACCGAACGGCGTCGGTGTCGTCGCCTTCCTCGCCCGCAGGATCGACGGCGTCCTGCACGTACTGCTGCGCACGACGGTGGAGCCGGGCTGCCGCGACACGGCGGAGCTGGGCCCCACGGTGCAGGCGAACCCGCACGACAACCTCGCCCCACCGGACGACGACCCGCCGTATCTGCGGTACGTGCTCGACGCGCCGCGGGAGCGGATCCACTACGACGTTGTCCAGTCGGAGGAGGGCGGCCGCTTCCACCACGCCCGCAACCGCTATCTCGTCGTCGAGGTGGACGACGCCTTCCCGGCCGAGGTGCCCCCGGACTTCCAGTGGGCGACCCTCGGCCAGCTCATGGAGCTCCACCAGCACAACGGCTACGTCAACATGCAGGCCCGCAGCCTCGTCGCCTGCATGCACTCCCTCTGGTAGCCCGGAGGGGACCACGCGCCCGCCGGCCCGTCCGCGGACCTTGAGGCGCCCGCGAGCCGAGTTCGATCGCCCAGCCCCATCGTGAGGCTGGGAACCGTCACAAGAGAGGCAGGGTTTCATGTCCGAACAGCAGCCGATCGCCGGCGAGCTGGAGACCGCCAAGCTGGCAGACGGCCGGGAGATCGTCGCGCCGAGCGCGGAGCAGGCGGTCATGCTCTGGCACGCGGTGAAGGGCGACGAGTACTACCTCGAAGGGATACGCGGCCTCTCCAAGGGCGATGTCGTCCTCGACATCGGCGGCAACATCGGCCTGACGGCCATGGTGTACGCCGACCTGGTGCCGGGCATCCGCATCATCTCCGCCGAGCCGGCCCCGTCGTGCTTCGCGGCCCTGCGGCGCAACCTGGAGCGGTACGTGCCGGACGCGGTCGCGGTGAACGCGGCCGTGGGCAAGGCCCCGGGGACCATGGAGCTGACGTACTACCCGGAGTCGCCCGCCAACTCCACGCTGTACGCCGATGTCGAGGACAACATCAACATCAGCAAGGCGTACATGCGCACCACCGGGATGCGCGAGGAGTTCATCGAGCTGCACCACGACTCGATCGCGGCGACCTTCGAGAAGGGCATCGTGTCCACCGTGGACGTGGTGACCGTCGGTGAGCTGGCGGAGCGGCACGGGGTCGACGAGGTCGCCCTGCTGAAGATCGACGTGGAGCGGGCCGAGCTGGATGTGCTCGAGGGCGTGCCGGAGCAGCTGTGGCCGAAGGTCCGCCGGGTGGTGACCGAGGTGCACGACGTCGAGGGACGGCTCGCGTACGTCCGCACGCTGCTCCAGGACAAGGGATTCACGGTGAAGGACGGCCAGGAGGACCTCATGGCCGGCACCAATGTGCACATGCTCATCGCCACGCGCGACTGATCGTCCGATCACCGCGCAAGCGGCCCGGCCCGCCGGCT
It contains:
- a CDS encoding NDP-hexose 2,3-dehydratase family protein, translated to MTSTRATPAGPRPARRGDGPERRFTLSALADCGRVVTDAQFHAWLGEMGRREASHVERIAFKELDQWSFDDATGNLGHDSGRFFTVEGVTAHTGSPAHGVWRQPVIHQPEVGILGILVKEFDGVLHCLMQVKMEPGNVNRLQLSPTVQATRSNFTTVHKGKTPLYLDHFTRPGSSTVLVDVLQSEQGSWFFHKRNRNMVVEVTGDLPVHEGFCWLTLGQLRRLLAVPDLVNMDSRSVLSCIRFTDPCELGDLSGATALQAVLRRSLAPGDAGALHTTVSLASRINDTRLRHPLTARRIPLAEVPDWHRSADEIAREDGRFFRIVAVSVHSGNREVSSWTQPLLEPNGVGVVAFLARRIDGVLHVLLRTTVEPGCRDTAELGPTVQANPHDNLAPPDDDPPYLRYVLDAPRERIHYDVVQSEEGGRFHHARNRYLVVEVDDAFPAEVPPDFQWATLGQLMELHQHNGYVNMQARSLVACMHSLW
- a CDS encoding FkbM family methyltransferase yields the protein MSEQQPIAGELETAKLADGREIVAPSAEQAVMLWHAVKGDEYYLEGIRGLSKGDVVLDIGGNIGLTAMVYADLVPGIRIISAEPAPSCFAALRRNLERYVPDAVAVNAAVGKAPGTMELTYYPESPANSTLYADVEDNINISKAYMRTTGMREEFIELHHDSIAATFEKGIVSTVDVVTVGELAERHGVDEVALLKIDVERAELDVLEGVPEQLWPKVRRVVTEVHDVEGRLAYVRTLLQDKGFTVKDGQEDLMAGTNVHMLIATRD